The following are from one region of the Salicibibacter kimchii genome:
- a CDS encoding alcohol dehydrogenase catalytic domain-containing protein — protein sequence MKAILLEEFNKDLKVTNIQEPNLSDEGVIVKIKANGICRSDWHIWKGHWKGISTPLVMGHEFTGIVEAVGSNVKKFKKGDRVIIPFSLSCGHCEYCLDGSGNVCTERQSAGITFNGGYGEFAHVPLADFNLAYLPEEIDFVSGAAMGCRFATSFHGIVNQAKVGAGEWVVVSGCGGVGLSALQFSVAMGANVICVDIDDRKLNLAKDLGASFVINSKESNVVDQIKEITNGGADVTIDALGNSEIVMNSLNSLKKKGRHLQLGIAPDNVNFDFQVRTLVNFEHQIIGSRGMPPQKFPYMLNMVKSNRLKPKDLVTKTVSPDQVNDVLQGMGSFDNLGITVLEW from the coding sequence ATGAAAGCAATTTTGCTTGAAGAATTTAATAAGGATTTGAAAGTTACCAATATCCAAGAACCAAACTTATCTGATGAGGGGGTGATTGTTAAAATAAAAGCAAATGGAATATGTAGAAGCGATTGGCACATTTGGAAAGGTCATTGGAAAGGAATCTCTACTCCATTAGTAATGGGCCACGAATTCACTGGAATAGTAGAGGCGGTTGGTTCAAACGTAAAAAAATTCAAAAAAGGAGATAGAGTAATTATCCCCTTTAGTTTAAGCTGTGGTCATTGCGAATATTGCTTAGATGGAAGCGGTAATGTTTGTACAGAACGTCAATCTGCTGGTATTACATTTAACGGAGGGTATGGTGAATTTGCTCATGTGCCATTAGCAGATTTTAATTTAGCATATTTGCCGGAAGAAATTGACTTCGTCTCAGGAGCTGCGATGGGCTGCCGCTTTGCTACTTCCTTTCATGGGATAGTGAATCAGGCTAAAGTTGGAGCAGGTGAATGGGTAGTGGTTAGCGGTTGTGGAGGTGTCGGATTATCTGCACTGCAATTTAGTGTTGCAATGGGAGCAAATGTCATTTGTGTTGATATTGATGATAGAAAGTTAAATTTAGCAAAAGATTTAGGTGCAAGTTTTGTTATAAATTCTAAAGAAAGTAATGTTGTTGATCAGATTAAGGAAATAACCAATGGCGGAGCCGATGTTACGATTGATGCATTAGGAAACTCAGAAATAGTTATGAATTCATTAAACAGTCTTAAAAAGAAAGGACGTCATCTGCAACTAGGTATTGCACCTGATAATGTCAATTTTGATTTTCAAGTTCGAACCCTCGTAAACTTCGAACATCAGATAATTGGTTCAAGAGGAATGCCCCCTCAAAAATTCCCGTATATGTTGAATATGGTAAAAAGTAATAGATTAAAACCTAAAGATCTTGTTACAAAAACAGTAAGTCCAGATCAAGTCAATGATGTGTTACAAGGCATGGGATCTTTTGATAATTTAGGAATCACTGTTCTAGAATGGTAG
- a CDS encoding TRAP transporter large permease, whose translation MSSITIGIIGIVVLLLMFAFRVPVSISLFIVGTVGYSLIRDVDSGLVQLATTPYSTASSYSLSVIPLFILMGMILSYSNLGKDLYNAVDSWLGRIRGGLAMTTIGTSAIFSSISGSINATTATMAKVAIPEMRKYNYDLGMASASVAAGGTLGPLIPPSVIMIVYGVLTMEPIGQLLIAGIIPGIIQMVIFMLIIYIWARIRPSSAPVGEKKKFGEKISSISKVWPFFLLFVMTIGGLYFGLFTPTEAGAVGAFGSFVLALITRRLSWESLKKALSETTRLTAMIFLILMGADIFSQFLSISRIPSEITTFVGNVDLSPLTILILMLIVYFILGLFLEGIAILVLTMPIVYPLLEQLGFDGVWFGVIMILVINIGLMTPPLGISIYVISGIVKDIPIQRIFKAVMPMVLAVVLCIIILIIFPEIVTILPDLMRG comes from the coding sequence GTGAGTTCGATAACAATTGGCATAATAGGCATTGTCGTATTATTACTTATGTTTGCCTTCAGGGTGCCTGTTAGTATATCGTTATTTATCGTTGGAACTGTAGGTTATAGTTTGATTCGAGACGTTGATTCAGGCCTCGTTCAATTAGCCACTACACCTTACAGTACAGCAAGCTCTTATTCGTTAAGTGTTATCCCGCTGTTTATTTTAATGGGGATGATATTATCATACAGTAATCTTGGGAAAGATCTATATAATGCAGTAGATTCATGGCTTGGGCGAATTCGAGGTGGTTTGGCTATGACCACAATAGGAACAAGTGCTATCTTTTCTTCCATTTCTGGTTCAATTAATGCAACAACTGCAACGATGGCAAAGGTTGCGATTCCGGAGATGAGAAAATACAACTATGACCTTGGAATGGCTTCGGCAAGTGTAGCAGCTGGAGGTACGCTAGGCCCTCTTATTCCTCCTAGTGTCATTATGATTGTTTATGGTGTACTAACAATGGAACCCATTGGACAATTACTGATAGCTGGAATAATACCCGGAATTATACAAATGGTCATATTTATGTTGATCATTTACATTTGGGCTAGGATTAGGCCAAGTAGTGCTCCTGTAGGAGAAAAGAAAAAATTTGGTGAAAAAATCTCCTCAATTTCTAAAGTATGGCCATTTTTTCTACTTTTTGTAATGACTATAGGAGGTTTATATTTCGGACTTTTCACGCCGACTGAAGCAGGTGCAGTAGGTGCATTTGGATCTTTTGTCCTAGCATTAATAACCAGAAGATTATCTTGGGAATCATTAAAAAAAGCATTAAGCGAAACAACTCGCTTAACCGCTATGATATTTCTCATCCTTATGGGTGCTGATATTTTCAGTCAATTTTTATCAATAAGTCGTATCCCATCAGAAATTACAACATTCGTGGGTAATGTAGATCTTTCGCCACTTACCATACTAATTCTAATGTTAATTGTTTATTTTATTTTAGGTCTATTTTTAGAGGGCATCGCTATTTTAGTGCTGACTATGCCTATAGTCTATCCATTACTCGAACAATTAGGATTTGATGGTGTTTGGTTTGGAGTCATTATGATATTGGTTATTAATATAGGTTTAATGACACCTCCGCTCGGTATAAGTATTTACGTAATAAGCGGGATTGTTAAAGATATTCCGATTCAACGTATCTTCAAGGCGGTTATGCCTATGGTATTAGCCGTGGTGCTTTGCATTATTATACTCATCATTTTCCCAGAAATCGTTACGATATTGCCTGACTTAATGAGAGGATAA